GTACGCGAGGCTGAGCATCGCGACGTAGGTCTTCATCGGGACTTCGTCGGGAGAGGTAAGACAACGGCGCAACGCGCGTTCGTGGCGCGTCAGCCCGCTGTCAACGAACATCCGGTCGCATTGCTCCCTGGTGAAGCGCATACCGGGCTTGATGCCTTCGGTCTCGCCGAAGCAAGCCGTCCACACCCCGACGACATCCTTGTAGGAATACAGGCGCAGCCCCTCGTACCCTCCGATGATGGAGATAGCGAGGATCGCGAGCGCGGTCAGTGCTCCGGTCGGTCCTTTGAGGCGCGTTCCCATGCGCCGAATATGAGCGTGTAGTGGAGGCCGGTTAGCCCTGAACGTTTTCAGGGCCAGGTTCCAGGAAAAGGTCCTGTTGCCGGGGATCGCGTCCTAGTCGCTTCTTCGCCTTGCGCTGCTGCACGGCGCGTTCCGTGTACCCCGACGCCTCGACAATCGCAGCCGTGGTAGCGCCCTCGGCGATCATACGATCGGCAATTGCACGACGTTGTGCAACCAGCCCGGCCGGCCCTTGGGGAATATCGACTTTCATCCCGCCGCCACGCTGGCCGGCCGCGAAGTGCTTGCAGATACTCTCCGCCGCCTCACGGCCGACCGCCAGCGTCAGCCAGTGCCCCTCCGATGCTGTTCCTGGGATATGGACGCGCATCCCGCCCTTTTCCTTCGCGACCTTCATCGCCGCCTGCAAGCCCGCGACGCGCGCGATCTCCGCCAGCACATCCGGCAGATAGTCGTATGTCGCGGCTGGCTCGGTCACGTCAGGCGCGCCCCCGGATCACGTGCGTGAGGCTGTCCAGGGCCTTCCCGTCGCCGCGGTACACATAGCGCACCGTGTAGTCGCCCCTGGGGTTCATCCAGAGGCCGATCGAACGGAGTACATAACCGCGTGAAAGCCGGTCGTCGTGCTCGTCCTCGATGATCGCGAGAAGATGTCCGCGCACCTCGCTGGTGACCTCGACGGGCCGTTTGCGAAGGCGTCTGTTGGTGCGGCGGGCCATCGGACTAGAGGCCCACTGAGGTGGGAGCATGCACGTCTTGGTTAGGCACGTCGGGTTGTTCTCCCGATAGCTACCCACGTCCTGCTTGGTGCACCAGCGGCCGGCGACTACAAATTGCATCCCCAGGCGCGCGCCGTTCCTATTCATCGCCATAACGCTTGCTCCTTTCCGCGCGGTCGCGCAGCTCGGCGCCCAGCTCCTGCATGAGCGCGTTTAGGTCTTCGGGAAGGGTGTCCGGCCAGGGCTCGCCCAAGAGCCGGTGCTGGGCCGCGAGCACGCAGCACTTGGGGTCGTCGAACTCGTCCCAGCGCACATTGGCGGCGCGGGCTATCCAGCTCTTGAGCCCCTCAATGGCTCTGGCCGCTTCGGCAGGCTCGCGAAGCCACCGCGTGTGGTCGATCCCCGTCTGGCGCTTCACGAACGCCAGCAAGGCGCTGTCGCGGTTGTTTCGCGTCAGGCCCAGGTGCCATGCGGAGATCCACAGCGCTTGCAGCTTGGGTGCGTAGGGACCAGGCAGCCCTCGCTTGCGCGGGGCCCCTTGAGCGGGCTTCGAGAGCTTCTTGAGGCCGTCGATAATTCCGATGGCCTGGCCGTTCGTCAGCTTCTTCGACGACCGGTGCCCCGTCTCCCGCTCCAGAAAATCGCGGTAGGTGTCGTCGTCCATGCCGGCGCGAGACTTCAGCGTATGGATGGCCTTAATCTGCCCCTTGCTGATCGCGGGCGCGGTCATGGCTTCAGCCCCCGACCTGGACGCGGCACCACTTCAAGGCCCGGCTGGCGCTTCAGCGCCTCTAGAACGTCCGTGGTGTGTGATTCCGCGGTGCGTTCAATCTCGGCCAGCAACTCCCCCAACCAGAGGTCCGCCGCCCGCTGGAACAGCGTCTGATCCTGCCTGCGCAAGCTGGCGTAGAACTGCAGACAGAGACCGGCGACTTCGTCGCCTTCCTCTTGCGCACGGTAGAGCGCGTCTAGGACTGTCAGCCCCATAGCGTGCCGCCTCCCGCTACAAACTCGGTCAGGAGCCCGCGCCCCTTCGCGCCGGCTACGATCCTGCGGATGGCCTCCTGCGCAGTCATTCCGTGGGCCTCTGCGATCTCGGCGACCGCTTCGACCGTGTCGTCGCGATGGAAGCCCACGAAGAGCTTCCGCCCGTGCGCCTTGATGGTGGCAACGTCGTCACGGTCTTTGCCGATGACGGCTCCGATTTCCCGCTTCGACATCCCGGCTGCGTCCATGGCCAGGACGGCTGCCGTGACGCTCTTGTGGTCCCCGACCTCTCTCATTTCTGCCCCCGGCCTTCAGCCTTGGCGATTGCCGCGTCGATGAACCACTCCACGGGGGCGCCGTCGCCCGACTGCATGTCTGGGTGCGACCGCCGGCAGTAGTCGATGCAATCGCGAGCCAACTTCAGGGCATCAAGCAGCTCAGGCGCTGCCGCGATCAGCGCGGCGTTGGCTTTCACCTCCAGGATGCGCTCTTCGCCGTGATGCGCCCCAATCCGGTGCACGCCGCAAATGCAGACGCCTGTGCCTTTCTGGTGAACGCGAAGAAGACGCCCGTTGCTGACGACCCAGGCTTCGGTGTGTGTCGTGCTCCGGCCATCACCCGCGCCCTCCCTGTTCCGCTTCGCCGTCCGCCTGCAGCTCGGCTTCGAACGGCTCCACAACGAACTCTTCGCCGGCCGACTTGATCGTGACGCCTGGAACGGTCTTGGCGGTCTCGGGGTCCGCCAGCATCGCTCCTTGTTGACCTCTTCCTTCGTGCGGATGAACTTCGTCAGATCGAGCTCGTGGAGACTCGCGAGGATGTCGTCGATCTTGCGCAGGCTCACCGATGGGGGCAGGTTTCGCCATTTGACGGTGCCGGACCCCAAGGGGACCGTCTTCGTCCTGCCGTTGCGCGTCAGCTCCGACCGGTGCGCTTCTGCCCAGATTTTTAAGCCCTCAATCGCCGCGACCACCTCATCCGACAGGGGCTTGGCTTTCTCGTTTGCGGCTTCCTTGATCTTGGCGAGCTCGTCGTTCATGTCGGCCTCGATACGGGCGAGCAGCCGGCTCTTCACACCGACGGTCAGCACCATCTTCACGGCCTCTTCGCGGGATTGCGGCACGACAACATTCGCGCCACGGGTCTTCTTCCGTGCCATTCCTAGTTCTCCAGCTTGGTTGATCGATTGAAGTGGTGGGGGCAGAACGAGCGCGCTCGCGACGGCAGGGCGTGCGCCCCGTCGTAGGTTGCCGCTACGGTCCTGGCACCGCAGGCCATGGCGCCCTCGGGCGCTTTCGGGTCGTTCAGCACCCAGCGGCACTGCCCGTCGTCCAGCTTCAAAAACGGCTTTGCCGTCTCCGGCGTCGGCTCTGGCGCAGCGATAGCCAGTGCCCGCCGCGCACGCCGCGTCCCGCCCGGCCGGCCAAGCCGAGGCCGGTGGGCGCCAGGCAGGTCACCGCGCGCAATCCACTGAGGTCGCATGTTCTGGAGCTTCAAGCTGACCGCATGTGCTGTGATGCGCCCGTAGCCCCTGTCTATCTCGTTCAGCGCCTCGGCTTTTTGGACATGGGTCAGCGAGCCTGCACGCTCCTGCTCCAGCAGCAACTCCTTCCGGGCCTCTGTCCACGGCGACAGGTACAGCTCCACGGGGCGTGTTGTGATGTACTTCTTGCCCCGTAGCCTGTTCAGCTTTCCTACGACTGCGTTGCGCGTCACCGGCCCGCACTCGGGGTCGACGTGGCTGAGGTCGCGCGCTATCTGCGCCATTGACCAGCCCTTCTCGTCGAGCGCCTTCAGGCGCTCGACACGCGTTTCCGACCAGGTCTTAGGCAGTGACATTGCTGCCTCCCTCGTCCTGGCTCGCGCGCGGGCGCAGGTAGACGACGTTGTCGACCTGCTTGGCCGGGGCCAATTCGCTCGTGACGACGACGGGCGTGTTCTCCAGCGCCATCGCGTCGTCGACGGCCCGTTCCAGACACGCCCGAAAGCACGCGACGCCTTCGAGCGTGAATTCTGCGCGGCCCTCGGCTAGTTCGTTGAACCACGCGCTGAGCGATTGAAGATCGTGTGAGAGAGCCATGGCCTACAGCTCCCCCCCGCGCTCTTCCCAGGCGCGCCGCACGTCTGCGGCGGCAAGCTCGCGCCGCTCGCCCGCCGCGTACATCCACGCAAGCTGCAGGGTCTTGCTGATCTGCGAGAGCGCACCGGGCTTCATGCCGATTCCGCGACACAACTTAACGATGGCCTCGTCGGTGATACCCCAGGCATCCACGATGGCGGCAACGTCGCCCGCCGTTGGGTCCATCCGCCTAAAGCGCATCCCGACACGGCGATGAATCTGCGCCTGGTTTGCTTTCCCCTTGGCGATGCTGAAGCGCGTGAAAACGTCTTCGTTGCCCATGAGGGCGAGGCCGACCCCGAACTGATCGAAGAAGTATCGAAGCTGGTTCACCGCATCGTCGAGCAGGTGTTGCGCTTCGTCGACGATGAGCAGCGTCTTGCGGCCGTTGCGGCGCAGCTTGTCGCCGAGGGCGCGGTCCAGATTGGCCGGGTTCTTCTCCGGCACGTCCAGCGCCACGCGAAACTCGTTCATCATGCCGTGCGCGGTCTTCGTGCTCGGGCGCATCGTGACCATGTGGACGTGCGGTCGCGTCTTCTGCAGATGCTGCGCGGTCATGGTCTTGCCCATGCCCGCGCCCGCCGTGACGATCACGATCTCCGGCGAAAGCTGCGCGTACAGGAGAATGTCCCTAATTCTGGCGCTGGTCGGCGTCTCGACGAAGCCAGGTTGCTGAGGGATCAAGGCTTCGGTCGCAGAGTCCTCGTGCAGGCTATCCAGCCATGTTTCGATGTCGTCGTTGACGTTTCGGATCGTCCCTTTGTAGTTCCCGTCGTACCACTGCGAGAGCTTGCTGGCCTTAACGTCCGCCCGTCGCGAAACCTCCGCCTTGGTCCATCCATGGCGGCGCGCCACGTCCGCAACGCGCGTGGTCAGCGCTCTCCAGCGCTGCAGCTCTTGTGACGACAAGCCATCGGGTTCGAAGCGAGGCTCCGCCCAGCCCGGTTGCAGCTCTGTCGCTTGTGTTTCGTTCGCGCTCATGGGAGTCTTCCTTTTGCTAGGAGCCCTTCGGGCTCGTCCTTTGTTTGGGCGTCGAGGTCACGACTCGGCGCCCTTCTCCTTTCCGGTTGGGAACTGCAGCACGTCGCCACCGCTATCCATGGCGGCGACGGCACGACCGAAACTCGTTGACGCACGCTCGTTGTCGGTCGCGTCGACCTCTGCAGGGCGTGGCGTCTCATTGACCGCGAGCCGCAAGACGCTGGGCTCCGGCTTGTCATCGTCAGGCGGCGCATCGCGAAAGAGGCGCGCCAGTTCGTCGAGGCTCATGCGGTTTTCGAGGTCCAGACACTCACGTTGCCGCTTCAGCCACGCGCGCCGCATCCGCGCGTGCTCCTTCGCCTTGTCGATGTCGGCAAACCCGCTGGCCTCGATACAGGGCGCGGTGGCGATGAACCGTCCGTCTAGGGAATAGACCGCAACGCTCGATAGGAGGTCGTCTGGATCGAAACGGACAACGACCTTGCGGCCGGCCACGTCGACGAGCTGATCGGCCCAATACCGATTCCCGGCCAACTGCACTTCACCCGTGGGCTTCCGCGCCGTGACGCCTTCCGCCGCCATCAGGAACATGCGCAATTGCGCTTCGGTCGCGCGCGTCACAAGCGCCCGCTCGAGCCCGTCCTTGAATGTCTCGAAGAATGAGCGTCCGTGCGCCACCGCCGTCCGCCGCCCGTCACGTCGGTTATGGCGTGCGATCTCTGCGGCGACCAGCTTGCGGAACTCTTCGAACGGAACCGCCTTCGCGCCGTAGTTATCCGGCTTTGCGTCGGGCCTGTTCCCCGTGTAGGCGCCCTGGCACGCCGGATGTTTGGCGATCTCTTCGCAGAGGTCGCGGAAAGCACGCTCGATAGGCTTGGCTTGCCCGTGGTAGGGCGTCGTCCAATGGACTTGGACGCCTACCGCCTTCAGGAGGCCGACGGGCTCGTCGTCTTTGATCTTGAACCGAAAGCGGTTCGCCATACCGCCCGTGAGCCATTTGCTCGCGAAGGCCCGGCCGTTATCCAGCCACGCTTGCTCGGGAATGCCCCAGCTTTCCATCATATCGGCGAACGCGCCGCGAACCGCCGTCCAGTTCTCCGTCTTGGCGAGCCGATGCCCGACGATCATGCCGGAATAGAGGTCCTGAACCGCCACCATGAGCGGGCGCGACACCTCGCCATCCGGCCACTTCACGAACACGTCGAAGCGGTGTCCATCGGCGTTTACGGCTTGCATGGCCATGAACCCCGAACGGTCCCGCGTCTGATGCGGGAAGATCGCCTTGGCCGTATCGCGACCGCCGCGCGCCAAGACCCTCGCTCCGCGCGGCACCTCCCGGTTGACGCGCCGCTGCAGCGTCTTGGCGCTCGGGATCGGTGCCCAGCCGTGTTGCTCCGCCGCTTCCTTCATGCGGCGGTAGCAGGCTGTGAATGACGGTTGCTCGGGACGCAGATAGTCGGCTTTCAGGAATGCCCACGCCTCGGCGCTGCACTCGACCGTGGAAGTGCGACCCGCATGGCGCGGCGCGAGCACGGGCAGCCAATGAGCTTCGTCCAAACCCTCGACAAGGCGCAGCCAGCTCCACAGCGTCGTCGCCGAGACGCCATGGTCCGCAGCCGCCAGCGCTACCGCTGTCGTCGCGTCGATCCCGCCCCTGCGGAGGTCGCGCACCTGTTTGACCGCTACCAGGCGCTTCTCCGCCTTGTCGCGTACTCCCTTCGGCAGCCGCTCGAAGCGCGCCCATAGTTCCTCGGCCTTGGCCTGTTCGTTTCTGTCCGCTTCGCTCTGCGCCCCTTGTTGCGCACGCGCCAGGACGCGGCATTGAACGTCCGTAGGCAGAAGCGTGTAGTGATATTCCCAGCCGCCGCCCTGTCCGCTCTTCAGCCGCGCCCGAGCGGCGTCGTCGCGCCATCCATGGCGTTCGATGTAGCGGCCCAAGGCGCGCTCGTCGGTAGGCAGAGCGCCCGCGCCGACCTCGACCAGGTCTTGCACCGTGACCCAAGTCATGAGCGGCCTCCGCGCGCGCCCCGGTTCCGGACTTGAACCGGCTCGCGGTTCAGCTCCTTCTCCAGCCTCCGCCGCTGTTCGACGAGCGATTGTTCCTGCTGCCGCAGATGCCCCAACTGCGCGAGCTTCGCCTCGCGATCCTCAAGAACGAGCAGCCCGTCGTCGCTTACCAGCTCGTCCCAAAGCCACTTGGCGCCCGTGACGCGCACGAACGCCACGAACCGAACAATCCCGATGTCGTGGTCCGGCTTGGAGGCTGCGGTGTAGGTGTAGAGTGCGTCTTCCGTCAGAGGACGGCCCGTCATTTCGGCGATCCGCGCGGCCACGATTGGCGCCGAGTCGTCGCACTCCTTCAGCGCACGCGACATCGCCGTCTTGATCCGCAGCGACAAGTCGACCGGGCGCGCGCCCACGGCCGGACGCCGCAACGGGAAATATGCCTCGCCCTGGAACAGGTCGTCGGTGTTCCCGCATCTATTGCGCCGCTTATCCCGTGCCATGGCCCGCTAGCCTTCCTTGACGAGGGTGGCGTTGATGCGCTTCAGGAACCGCTTCTTCACGTCCGCAGGCGCGCGCTCCCACGCCTTCACGAGGGTCTCTAGGGCTTTGGTCTTCTGTGACGGCTGTTTCGCCGTGCCGTCCAGGATCGCTCGGGCTCCGGCCACGTTCGCGGCCTCGCCCTGCTGCAGCAGCTTGGCGACACGGGATTGAAGGGGCTTGTCGAGCGCCGCTAGGGCGCGAAGCTGAGACTCGTTGTCCGCTATGGGCAGGCCGCGAACGAGGGATCGGGCGTCCGCCGTTAGCCCGTTGTGCACCTGGACCGCCCGCTGGATTTGACGGGCGGACAGGCCGGTCTTCTCCGAGGCGGAATCAGCAAACGACAAAATGTCGTTTGCTGCGTTCTGGCGCGCCTTGCCGCCTGCCACGCCGCGTTTCGTCTGCGGATAGAGCCGTTCGTAGACCGCCTTCAGCTCCGCAAGATTGCTCGCGCGGTCCAGCGCCGAGAGTTCGCGACGCCCAACGTTTTCGAGAATTTCCTGGACCCGCTCTTCGTCCGCGGGCGACTCGGTCTCCGCTACAAAGATGTCCGCGCGGATCGTGGGCATGCCGTTCTTCTTGGCTGCCTCCAAGCGATGTTCGCCCGCAGTGAGCTTGTAGGTTCCGTCGCCGAGGTCGCGAACGCCAATCGCGCTCTGCTGCCCTTCGACCTTAATCATGGCCGCAAGAGCGGCGACCCATTCTTCGTCGATTTCGCGCAGTCGGTTGCCTACAACGATGTCCGCAACAGGAACCTCGCGTTGCTCTACGAACTTCATGTGTTCCTCGCTTTCGGTGGGATCGACGCGGCCACGTCTGATGCGAACAGCGCCGTGGCGAAGACGCCCGCCGCGTATCGCGGGAACGCCGTGTCGCTGAAATTCGATTGGGGCATGCACAGGAACCGGCTACCGATCTTGGCCGTGGCGTAGAGGTCACCGCATGCCATCGTGCTGACGACCACCACGACCTGGTTCCGCAGGGCTCGCGGCAGCTCGTTCAAAATCAGGATCGCGGTTCTTTGTTCTCGTTCCGGTGACCGCACTGGTTTGTGCGTCATTGCCTCAAGGCGCCGCTGTAGGGCGTCACGCTCGGCTATGAGGGCTTGGTGTTCTTGCAGCGACACGACCGTCATCAGCGTGCCCTCCCCAAGGAAAAAAAGGGCCCGGCCTGCACCCGAAGCAGGCCGGGCAGGGGGAGGAGACCCGGTTGTCTAGAACGGCGTGTCGTTTCGACTAGTCGGCGAGCTGCGCGCGGTGTCATCGTTGCACCTCCGGCGCCCAACGTTCGGCGTAGAGGTTCTGCAGGAGGTCTTTAGTGATGTACGGGGCACCACATTCCCGACCCGCCGTAGCAAAGCGATCCCACCACGCCGGCGGGATCGAGTTGCGGTATTTCATGCGCCCGCGTGGCCGGTCTTCAGGCGCAGTGCCTTGTCGGTCTTGGCCGGTCCGCCCAGCGCGTCGATGACTTCCGCGAAGGTTTTCGGCTCGGTCTTGGGCTCGTGAATCATGACGGCAATCATTACACGATGTAATGACCGCAATCAACACGGCACGTAATGACTATGGCGTTACACCAAGTAATGGCACCGGAGGCCGTTGCATTGGGCGAAGAGAAGATCAGGCAGGAACAGGGGCGGCGGCTGACCGAGGCGCGGAAGGCGGCCGGCTACAAGTCCGCGCGCGAGGCCGCCCTGATGAACGGCTGGAATGAGAATACCTACCGGGCCCACGAGAAGGGCCGGCGCACGATCGGCCTGGACGACGCCCAACGCTACTCCCGCCGCTTCCATAGCCGAGGCGCCGCGTGCTCTGCGCAATCCCTCTTGTTCGGCGACGACGCCCCTGACGGCGACGACAGGCCCGGCCGGCACATTATCCCGATCATGGGGTTCGTCGGCGCCGGCGGCGACATCGAGCCAGACTATGAGCAGGTGCCGCCCGAAGGGCTCGACCAGATAGAGCTGCACCAGCCCTGCGGCCTGGCGCGCGACCCCATCGGATTCCGGATACGCGGAGAATCCATGATGCCCCGCTACAACGACGGCGAGATCGTCATTGTCGAGCGCGACCAGCCATACGCCACCGACTCGATGATCGGCCTCGAAGCTGTCGTTCGAACTGCCAAGGGCAATCGCTACCTGAAGCGCATCAAGGTCGGCAGCCGGCGCAATACTTTCGACCTTGTCAGCCTCGGCGCCGTCGCCACAATGGAGAGCGTGCGCATCGCCTGGGCTAGTCCCGTCTTGATGATTATTCCAAACGTCGGCTTGCGCCGGAAAAGGCTCTGACCCATGCGGAAGCTCGTCGTTACGGTCGCCCTAATTGTCGCCGCCTCGGCCCTCGTCTTCTGGATCGATCACGGTCGACGCGCCGAAGCGGACCGGCAGGCCAGGTGCGCCGACTATGAGCTGCGCCTAGCTGCCTTCGAGCACGGGCAGGTTACTGGCGACTATGATGCCAAAGGCGAGTCTCGATCCGGGTTGGAGTTCCGGGTATCTCGCTGCCGTCAGGCCGCCAATCCCGGCCCCTAATCGCCGACGATTGGCCGTTTCGCAGAGCCAGACTTCGCATTCCGCCTCGATTGCCCAGCGTGGCCGCTCCGCGTTCGTTTTCTGCCATTTTCGGGACTTGGTGGTCGCCCTGGCCGAAGAATGGCACAAAGCCACTCTTGGGAGCTGTTGACGGCCGTTCCAGGTCCTATGCCGTCGAAACGGGGCGCGCCGCGAAACTCGCGGTTGAAGGCCATTTATGGCCGTTTTGAAGCTATTTTGACGGGCCGCGCCAGCAGCGCGCCGATTCCGGGTTCTAGTGTCCCGCGCTCCGCCCAGTGCGGAATCAAGTGTCTAGCGCCGCGTTCCGCCTAGACATCAAACAGTGCAGGAAAAGCGCCGTTTTCCAGGGCGTTTCCGTCTAATCCCGGTTAATTCCGCCTGTTCCCGCCTTTACAGATTCATGTGTCCCCTCACAACTACAAAGGGCCGGCAAACGCCGGTCCTTTGTTTTTGGGGCCAGGCGATCCTGAAAAACTTATTGGGGTTTCGGCTCGAACATCGCGGCGCCGAGGATGGGGCCCGCGCCTTCCACCTGCAGCAGCGACACGAGGCAGTCGCCGCCAATGCCGTGCAGATCCTTCAGCGGCAAGCGCAGTGTCGTCGGCTCGCCCTTCCACATCCCAACCGGCATCAGTTCGCGAACCGGATGCGAGTACGTGATCGTCTCACCGCGGTTCTCGCCGCGCGTGATCTTCACCGTCTCCTCGTCCTTCGC
The DNA window shown above is from Methyloceanibacter stevinii and carries:
- a CDS encoding AAA family ATPase, with amino-acid sequence MSANETQATELQPGWAEPRFEPDGLSSQELQRWRALTTRVADVARRHGWTKAEVSRRADVKASKLSQWYDGNYKGTIRNVNDDIETWLDSLHEDSATEALIPQQPGFVETPTSARIRDILLYAQLSPEIVIVTAGAGMGKTMTAQHLQKTRPHVHMVTMRPSTKTAHGMMNEFRVALDVPEKNPANLDRALGDKLRRNGRKTLLIVDEAQHLLDDAVNQLRYFFDQFGVGLALMGNEDVFTRFSIAKGKANQAQIHRRVGMRFRRMDPTAGDVAAIVDAWGITDEAIVKLCRGIGMKPGALSQISKTLQLAWMYAAGERRELAAADVRRAWEERGGEL
- a CDS encoding GcrA family cell cycle regulator codes for the protein MSLPKTWSETRVERLKALDEKGWSMAQIARDLSHVDPECGPVTRNAVVGKLNRLRGKKYITTRPVELYLSPWTEARKELLLEQERAGSLTHVQKAEALNEIDRGYGRITAHAVSLKLQNMRPQWIARGDLPGAHRPRLGRPGGTRRARRALAIAAPEPTPETAKPFLKLDDGQCRWVLNDPKAPEGAMACGARTVAATYDGAHALPSRARSFCPHHFNRSTKLEN
- a CDS encoding S24 family peptidase; amino-acid sequence: MGEEKIRQEQGRRLTEARKAAGYKSAREAALMNGWNENTYRAHEKGRRTIGLDDAQRYSRRFHSRGAACSAQSLLFGDDAPDGDDRPGRHIIPIMGFVGAGGDIEPDYEQVPPEGLDQIELHQPCGLARDPIGFRIRGESMMPRYNDGEIVIVERDQPYATDSMIGLEAVVRTAKGNRYLKRIKVGSRRNTFDLVSLGAVATMESVRIAWASPVLMIIPNVGLRRKRL
- a CDS encoding transposase domain-containing protein, coding for MTWVTVQDLVEVGAGALPTDERALGRYIERHGWRDDAARARLKSGQGGGWEYHYTLLPTDVQCRVLARAQQGAQSEADRNEQAKAEELWARFERLPKGVRDKAEKRLVAVKQVRDLRRGGIDATTAVALAAADHGVSATTLWSWLRLVEGLDEAHWLPVLAPRHAGRTSTVECSAEAWAFLKADYLRPEQPSFTACYRRMKEAAEQHGWAPIPSAKTLQRRVNREVPRGARVLARGGRDTAKAIFPHQTRDRSGFMAMQAVNADGHRFDVFVKWPDGEVSRPLMVAVQDLYSGMIVGHRLAKTENWTAVRGAFADMMESWGIPEQAWLDNGRAFASKWLTGGMANRFRFKIKDDEPVGLLKAVGVQVHWTTPYHGQAKPIERAFRDLCEEIAKHPACQGAYTGNRPDAKPDNYGAKAVPFEEFRKLVAAEIARHNRRDGRRTAVAHGRSFFETFKDGLERALVTRATEAQLRMFLMAAEGVTARKPTGEVQLAGNRYWADQLVDVAGRKVVVRFDPDDLLSSVAVYSLDGRFIATAPCIEASGFADIDKAKEHARMRRAWLKRQRECLDLENRMSLDELARLFRDAPPDDDKPEPSVLRLAVNETPRPAEVDATDNERASTSFGRAVAAMDSGGDVLQFPTGKEKGAES
- a CDS encoding host-nuclease inhibitor Gam family protein, encoding MARKKTRGANVVVPQSREEAVKMVLTVGVKSRLLARIEADMNDELAKIKEAANEKAKPLSDEVVAAIEGLKIWAEAHRSELTRNGRTKTVPLGSGTVKWRNLPPSVSLRKIDDILASLHELDLTKFIRTKEEVNKERCWRTPRPPRPFQASRSSRPAKSSLWSRSKPSCRRTAKRNREGAGDGRSTTHTEAWVVSNGRLLRVHQKGTGVCICGVHRIGAHHGEERILEVKANAALIAAAPELLDALKLARDCIDYCRRSHPDMQSGDGAPVEWFIDAAIAKAEGRGQK
- a CDS encoding ParB/RepB/Spo0J family partition protein, whose translation is MKFVEQREVPVADIVVGNRLREIDEEWVAALAAMIKVEGQQSAIGVRDLGDGTYKLTAGEHRLEAAKKNGMPTIRADIFVAETESPADEERVQEILENVGRRELSALDRASNLAELKAVYERLYPQTKRGVAGGKARQNAANDILSFADSASEKTGLSARQIQRAVQVHNGLTADARSLVRGLPIADNESQLRALAALDKPLQSRVAKLLQQGEAANVAGARAILDGTAKQPSQKTKALETLVKAWERAPADVKKRFLKRINATLVKEG
- a CDS encoding regulatory protein GemA; the encoded protein is MTAPAISKGQIKAIHTLKSRAGMDDDTYRDFLERETGHRSSKKLTNGQAIGIIDGLKKLSKPAQGAPRKRGLPGPYAPKLQALWISAWHLGLTRNNRDSALLAFVKRQTGIDHTRWLREPAEAARAIEGLKSWIARAANVRWDEFDDPKCCVLAAQHRLLGEPWPDTLPEDLNALMQELGAELRDRAERSKRYGDE